A window of Fibrobacter sp. genomic DNA:
TAATTAGCATTGGGAATAATAGCATTTTGGCTTGGTGTTGGCTTTTGGGGTACGAAAAAAACTAAATTCAAGGCGATGTTCAAGAAAATCGCAGAGTTTGATAACCGTGTGTCGGTCTACTGGACCAACCGGCATTTCTCGGAGAAGGTAAACGACCGGCTCCGTTTTTATGTGCGGCTTGGTGACGGCTACATCTGGGGCGCCTTTGCCCTGTTCGTTCTTGTGATGGTGGGTTGGGAGAAGTTTTTGCCCATTTTGTGGCAGGCCCTGATGGCCCTGGCGGTAAGCCTCATTATTTACGAGGTGGTAAAGCTGAACACCAAACGGCCTCGCCCCTTTGCCGCAAATCCGCAAATCAAGGCGGAAGTGCCGCCCCTGGACAAGTACAGTTTCCCTTCGGGGCATACCATGAACAACTTGGCAGTGGCCAGTGCCGTCTTTTACGGCGTGCCCCGGTACGGCTGGGTTATGCTGATTTTGCCCTTGACCTGGG
This region includes:
- a CDS encoding phosphatase PAP2 family protein; protein product: MFKKIAEFDNRVSVYWTNRHFSEKVNDRLRFYVRLGDGYIWGAFALFVLVMVGWEKFLPILWQALMALAVSLIIYEVVKLNTKRPRPFAANPQIKAEVPPLDKYSFPSGHTMNNLAVASAVFYGVPRYGWVMLILPLTWGLLRVYFGVHWLTDILCGFVLGIVSFVLGHLLWIMIF